A stretch of the Cheilinus undulatus linkage group 11, ASM1832078v1, whole genome shotgun sequence genome encodes the following:
- the ppp1r3da gene encoding protein phosphatase 1, regulatory subunit 3Da — MDGGWFIGHERIPSSKPDMQTSSTCNRVSRPTMTINLTEMLQSDKPNAVKKPVPIRPPSPRVPQPKKQEFHHRPSCEPQPKPIIRQRSRSLPSTPQKKKKCRNVGVRFVDSLGLDLEDIRLFKSGEDPFVPYHVTFRLLMGAELAHGKHLEISLPYLRPVLSQQPGDQPGFLHRLHEQKVCLERVLCFELGVMGITQVLNLDFEKEVLARYTFTGWESYTESKASWVSSSTKTSEGGGQQLSCDTFRFHLPLPPYLQPGAELQFAIKYKVCGVEYWDNNNGENYKLVCHNYKLTVPKECEDSIVHFI, encoded by the coding sequence ATGGATGGTGGCTGGTTTATTGGGCATGAAAGGATTCCATCTTCTAAACCTGATATGCAGACATCTAGCACATGCAACAGGGTCTCAAGACCCACCATGACTATCAACCTGACTGAGATGCTTCAATCTGACAAACCGAATGCAGTGAAAAAGCCAGTTCCGATACGACCCCCCAGCCCTAGGGTCCCTCAGCCCAAAAAACAAGAGTTCCACCACAGACCGTCCTGCGAACCACAACCTAAACCCATCATTCGACAGCGATCACGCTCTCTGCCCTCCAccccacagaagaagaagaaatgcagaaatgttgGTGTGAGATTTGTTGACTCATTGGGGCTTGATCTGGAAGACATCAGGCTTTTCAAGTCAGGAGAGGATCCATTTGTGCCTTATCATGTTACCTTCAGATTGTTGATGGGTGCAGAATTAGCACATGGAAAGCATTTGGAGATATCCTTGCCATATCTGAGGCCGGTTTTATCCCAGCAACCAGGTGACCAGCCTGGATTCCTGCATCGTTTACATGAGCAAAAAGTCTGTCTGGAGAGAGTCTTGTGTTTTGAACTGGGTGTGATGGGAATCACCCAGGTTCTTAATTTGGACTTTGAGAAGGAAGTCTTGGCTCGCTATACATTCACAGGATGGGAAAGTTACACAGAAAGTAAAGCTTCTTGGGTGTCCAGCAGCACTAAGACCTCTGAGGGGGGAGGGCAGCAACTCAGTTGTGACACATTTCGATTTCACCTGCCTCTTCCTCCATACCTGCAGCCAGGTGCAGAGCTGCAGTTTGCGATCAAGTACAAAGTGTGTGGAGTTGAATACTGGGACAACAATAATGGAGAGAATTATAAATTGGTTTGCCATAACTACAAGCTCACTGTGCCAAAGGAATGTGAGGATAGCATCGTGCACTTCATCTAA
- the fam217ba gene encoding translation initiation factor IF-2 gives MGPIMQERTASTTLKRVVSKEKIRGKNTENNVPVTSSKKGNKMKKAVGPTKNGLPGPGQDKDTLTTVQKGAQSGRFKSGTARNTSKLSSPEEEDLRPPLRKHVSVHRKEEKRENQRLSQCSNELHLNRGAMGKNRRALSLPLSPISGLRHMPSHPLTHSPAPTPETLQQHYNQKDVDTDSASDLSDSERLPVLPSPCTPCTPPHLNLRAEVINTNDFPPDIPGPRGCVSDEIESEKPSYSYSDFLPPPFNSWSLKQLAVFLHTEGRGAPRPKPVGPLERYLERLLQLEWLQIQTVQAESSRPPGSRPRPQSFPSATTAHPPRPHTAPSSRLNSPKGLRQSQRAFPFTPVNNPPSPAAAQHQHSRFPVCPHCHIRYPLCNGSCSAYAYQRHSRLSPLLERRARPGAPTKRSSSETRANSTEGRSPGGQGGAQTPVSPSTGRSHLRHMQAAGNARKQPQESGNNPNSRGPVRKSRVRANSETDVKKEPGGKAAATEKRVFAASKREVTTSKRVEKDWQRTEAGGQASKTATKRSPKEPQSLSKAPLSSKQNGKTKNVHFVTK, from the exons ATGGGGCCCATCATGCAGGAACGCACAGCGTCCACGACACTGAAACGCGTCGTCTCCAAAGAGAAGATTCGAGGAAAAAATACCGAGAACAATGTGCCAGTAACAAG TTCAAAGAAAGGTAACAAGATGAAGAAAGCCGTGGGTCCAACGAAAAACGGCCTCCCAGGACCGGGTCAGGATAAGGACACACTGACCACAGTGCAGAAA GGTGCACAGTCAGGCAGGTTTAAATCTGGCACTGCACGGAATACGAGCAAACTCTCCAG CCCCGAAGAAGAAGATTTGAGACCCCCACTCCGCAAACACGTGTCGGTGCACAGGAAAGAGGAGAAACGTGAAAATCAGCGATTGTCACAATGCAGCAATGAGCTACACCTGAATCGTGGGGCGATGGGGAAAAACAGGCGTGCCCTTTCCCTGCCTCTCTCCCCAATATCAGGTCTACGACACATGCCATCACACCCACTAACACACTCTCCTGCCCCGACCCCAGAGACCCTACAGCAGCACTACAACCAGAAGGATGTTGACACTGACAGCGCCAGTGATCTGTCAGACTCTGAGAGGCTGCCTGTGCTGCCCTCTCCTTGTACCCCCTGCACCCCCCCTCACCTCAATCTGCGGGCTGAGGTCATAAACACCAATGACTTTCCCCCTGACATCCCAGGACCCCGTGGGTGCGTGAGTGATGAAATTGAGAGTGAAAAACCCAGCTACAGTTACTCAGACTTTCTACCGCCTCCGTTCAACAGCTGGAGCCTGAAACAGCTTGCAGTGTTCCTTCACACAGAGGGCCGCGGGGCCCCCAGGCCCAAGCCTGTAGGGCCATTAGAGAGGTACCTGGAGAGGCTACTGCAGTTGGAGTGGCTTCAGATCCAAACAGTGCAAGCAGAGAGCAGCCGACCACCAGGGAGCAGACCGAGACCACAGAGCTTTCCCTCTGCCACTACCGCACACCCTCCAAGGCCTCACACTGCTCCATCATCCCGACTCAACTCCCCTAAAGGGCTGCGGCAAAGTCAGCGAGCCTTCCCATTCACACCTGTCAACAACCCTCCATCACCTGCTGCAGCCCAGCACCAGCACTCACGCTTTCCAGTCTGTCCTCATTGTCACATTCGCTACCCACTGTGCAATGGAAGCTGCTCTGCCTACGCCTACCAGCGCCACTCGCGGCTCAGCCCACTGCTTGAGCGCAGAGCAAGACCTGGAGCACCGACAAAGAGGAGCAGCAGTGAGACCAGAGCAAACTCCACAGAAGGCAGGAGTCCAGGAGGACAAGGCGGAGCCCAGACCCCAGTTAGCCCCTCAACCGGAAGGAGTCATCTCAGACACATGCAGGCGGCGGGCAATGCACGTAAGCAACCCCAAGAATCTGGAAACAATCCAAACAGCAGAGGTCCGGTGAGGAAAAGCCGTGTCAGAGCTAACTCTGAGACGGATGTTAAAAAAGAGCCTGGTGGCAAAGCAGCCGCTACAGAGAAACGTGTCTTTGCTGCAAGTAAGAGAGAGGTCACCACTTCCAAGAGAGTAGAGAAGGACTGGCAGAGGACAGAGGCAGGAGGTCAGGCCTCGAAAACTGCTACCAAGAGATCTCCTAAGGAGCCACAGTCTCTCTCCAAAGCACCGCTTAGCAGTAAGCAGaatggcaaaacaaaaaatgtgcactTTGTCACAAAGTAA